A single genomic interval of Malania oleifera isolate guangnan ecotype guangnan chromosome 13, ASM2987363v1, whole genome shotgun sequence harbors:
- the LOC131145976 gene encoding uncharacterized protein LOC131145976, whose amino-acid sequence MVSDSITGASIHAASSLKDFGRKKRTNRSAKLKQCKLDARREQWLSQVKNKGCKEESDGGVGGGTHVPHMHVRNGRDNSFGNFEMNPRGEENDGSIHHDSDSESPSNSPTSSSSVLSSKNSVMNYSGSSASSSSGGSFSGNISEEEREDGCLDDWEAVADALAIKDKQHSPGSETRTGNQPVGQLESQFPCESNRAVSGAHKPKQECGATVQRSSTVGRAWRPDDAFRPQCLPNLSKQRSFPMNSDRHYCRRAMPCTCNSVIAAPLSCPICYEDLDFTDSNFLPCSCGFRICLFCHKRIIEEDGRCPGCRKQYHHDPVEGEATLSGGSLTFRLTRSCSMITRS is encoded by the exons ATGGTTTCTGATTCGATCACGGGTGCTTCGATTCACGCGGCCTCGAGCCTGAAGGATTTTGGGAGGAAGAAGAGG ACGAACAGGTCTGCCAAATTGAAGCAGTGCAAGCTGGATGCTCGTCGCGAGCAATGGCTCTCTCAAG TGAAAAACAAGGGATGCAAGGAGGAATCGGATGGTGGTGTTGGTGGAGGAACTCACGTTCCGCACATGCATGTGCGCAATGGGAGAGATAATTCATTCGGTAATTTTGAGATGAATCCGAGAGGCGAAGAGAATGACGGATCAATCCACCATGACAGTGATTCAGAGTCCCCTTCGAACAGTCCTACCAGCAGTAGCAGCGTGTTAAGCAGCAAAAACTCGGTTATGAATTACTCTGGCAGCAGCGCTAGCAGTAGCAGCGGGGGGAGTTTTTCAGGGAACATATCGGAAGAAGAAAGGGAAGATGGGTGTTTGGATGATTGGGAGGCTGTTGCGGATGCTTTGGCTATCAAGGACAAGCAACACAGCCCTGGTTCAGAGACGCGTACGGGGAATCAACCAGTGGGCCAATTGGAATCTCAATTTCCTTGTGAATCTAACAGGGCAGTTTCTGGTGCTCACAAGCCAAAACAAGAGTGTGGGGCAACGGTTCAACGGTCTTCAACTGTTGGTCGGGCGTGGAGGCCTGATGATGCATTTCGGCCTCAATGTTTACCTAATCTATCAAAGCAGCGGAGTTTCCCCATGAATTCTGACCGCCATTATTGTCGTCGGGCCATGCCATGCACTTGTAACAGTGTTATAGCAGCACCATTATCATGCCCAATATGTTATGAGGATTTGGATTTTACGGATTCAAATTTTCTCCCCTGTTCTTGTGGATTTCGGATTTGCCTCTTCTGTCACAAGAGGATCATCGAGGAAGATGGGCGCTGTCCAGGCTGCAGGAAGCAGTATCATCATGATCCTGTTGAAGGGGAAGCAACTTTGAGCGGAGGCAGCCTAACATTCCGGTTGACTCGTTCTTGTAGCATGATTACAAGGTCTTAG